Proteins encoded within one genomic window of Neodiprion fabricii isolate iyNeoFabr1 chromosome 6, iyNeoFabr1.1, whole genome shotgun sequence:
- the LOC124185117 gene encoding adenosine kinase-like isoform X3 has translation MHKYLRTCRQAYVGDKKRSEQNISPGGCAQNTIRVIQWLCGGQSGPQLGLFCGGLGNDSRGKILQDMVRAIGIDARYAIHPDLPTGVCVSMVKRPWRSLVANLGAASVYTLDNLAQHDLPLNSLKIIYIEGFFITHSFDVALELVKLARDKGITVAFNISGEYIFQEHQVSICDMVGLSGIVFGNAREMTALARVLNLQFNNVQEIPFLLNNLKRVTVGASSKNDGNWLSDEGIIVMTQGGKSPAIVVWGEGESAQITFQVLPEIPENPVLDTTGAGDSLVAGFLLGALVGRSPKACLKLGCKVASMIVTRVGVTFPDSIPAHLLQ, from the exons atgcataaatatcTACGCACATGTAGACAGGCATACGTGGGTGATAAAAAAAG ATCAGAGCAAAATATCAGTCCTGGAGGCTGTGCCCAGAATACAATCAGAGTTATTCAATGGTTGTGTGGTGGACAGAGTGGACCGCAACTGGGATTGTTCTGTGGAGGACTTGGAAATGATTCTCGGGGGAAAATACTCCAAGACATGGTTCGAGCAATAGGAATTGATgctcg CTATGCAATTCACCCTGATCTACCAACTGGTGTTTGCGTATCAATGGTAAAGAGACCATGGCGGAGCCTCGTAGCAAATTTAGGTGCTGCTAGTGTGTATACTTTGGATAATCTGGCGCAGCATGATTTGCCGTTAAAttcactgaaaataatttatatcgaAGGATTCTTTATAACGCATAGTTTCGACGTTGCTTTGGAGTTGGTGAAATTGGCTCGAGATAAGGGTATTACTGTAGCATTCAATATCAGTGGCGAATATATCTTCCAG GAGCATCAAGTTTCCATTTGTGATATGGTTGGTTTGTCCGGAATTGTATTTGGTAATGCCAGAGAGATGACAGCTTTGGCTCGCGTATTAAATCTCCAGTTCAACAATGTTCAGGAGATCCCATTCCTtctaaataatttgaaaaggGTCACAGTTGGTGCATCTAGTAAGAATGATGGCAACTGGTTGTCAGATGAGGGTATCATTGTGATGACTCAAGGTGGAAAATCTCCTGCCATCGTCGTTTGGGGAGAGGGTGAATCTGCACAG ATAACGTTTCAGGTTCTACCCGAAATTCCTGAAAACCCTGTACTGGATACAACAGGTGCGGGTGACTCATTGGTGGCTGGTTTTCTGCTCGGTGCTTTAGTTGGACGTAGTCCAAAGGCATGCTTGAAATTGGGCTGTAAAGTAGCAAGCATGATCGTTACTAGAGTTGGCGTAACCTTTCCAGATTCAATACCGGCCCATTTACtacaataa
- the LOC124185117 gene encoding adenosine kinase-like isoform X1: MSDERLLAEAIRSLKTPAIAGFGNPLLDIFVTLNSDDMLNKYSLKVDGEEELPADKIQQLINELPSESEQNISPGGCAQNTIRVIQWLCGGQSGPQLGLFCGGLGNDSRGKILQDMVRAIGIDARYAIHPDLPTGVCVSMVKRPWRSLVANLGAASVYTLDNLAQHDLPLNSLKIIYIEGFFITHSFDVALELVKLARDKGITVAFNISGEYIFQEHQVSICDMVGLSGIVFGNAREMTALARVLNLQFNNVQEIPFLLNNLKRVTVGASSKNDGNWLSDEGIIVMTQGGKSPAIVVWGEGESAQITFQVLPEIPENPVLDTTGAGDSLVAGFLLGALVGRSPKACLKLGCKVASMIVTRVGVTFPDSIPAHLLQ; the protein is encoded by the exons atgaGTGACGAACGATTACTGGCCGAGGCCATTCGATCTTTGAAAACCCCGGCTATCGCAGGCTTCGGCAATCCGTTGTTGGACATATTTGTAACATTGAACAGCGATGATATGTTGAATAAATATAGCCTAAAAGTCGACGGAGAGGAAGAACTACCCGCAGACAAAATACAACAACTTATCAATGAACTTCCTTCAGA ATCAGAGCAAAATATCAGTCCTGGAGGCTGTGCCCAGAATACAATCAGAGTTATTCAATGGTTGTGTGGTGGACAGAGTGGACCGCAACTGGGATTGTTCTGTGGAGGACTTGGAAATGATTCTCGGGGGAAAATACTCCAAGACATGGTTCGAGCAATAGGAATTGATgctcg CTATGCAATTCACCCTGATCTACCAACTGGTGTTTGCGTATCAATGGTAAAGAGACCATGGCGGAGCCTCGTAGCAAATTTAGGTGCTGCTAGTGTGTATACTTTGGATAATCTGGCGCAGCATGATTTGCCGTTAAAttcactgaaaataatttatatcgaAGGATTCTTTATAACGCATAGTTTCGACGTTGCTTTGGAGTTGGTGAAATTGGCTCGAGATAAGGGTATTACTGTAGCATTCAATATCAGTGGCGAATATATCTTCCAG GAGCATCAAGTTTCCATTTGTGATATGGTTGGTTTGTCCGGAATTGTATTTGGTAATGCCAGAGAGATGACAGCTTTGGCTCGCGTATTAAATCTCCAGTTCAACAATGTTCAGGAGATCCCATTCCTtctaaataatttgaaaaggGTCACAGTTGGTGCATCTAGTAAGAATGATGGCAACTGGTTGTCAGATGAGGGTATCATTGTGATGACTCAAGGTGGAAAATCTCCTGCCATCGTCGTTTGGGGAGAGGGTGAATCTGCACAG ATAACGTTTCAGGTTCTACCCGAAATTCCTGAAAACCCTGTACTGGATACAACAGGTGCGGGTGACTCATTGGTGGCTGGTTTTCTGCTCGGTGCTTTAGTTGGACGTAGTCCAAAGGCATGCTTGAAATTGGGCTGTAAAGTAGCAAGCATGATCGTTACTAGAGTTGGCGTAACCTTTCCAGATTCAATACCGGCCCATTTACtacaataa
- the LOC124185117 gene encoding adenosine kinase-like isoform X2, whose translation MSDERLLAEAIRSLKTPAIAGFGNPLLDIFVTLNSDDMLNKYSLKVDGEEELPADKIQQLINELPSESEQNISPGGCAQNTIRVIQWLCGGQSGPQLGLFCGGLGNDSRGKILQDMVRAIGIDARYAIHPDLPTGVCVSMVKRPWRSLVANLGAASVYTLDNLAQHDLPLNSLKIIYIEGFFITHSFDVALELVKLARDKGITVAFNISGEYIFQEHQVSICDMVGLSGIVFGNAREMTALARVLNLQFNNVQEIPFLLNNLKRVTVGASSKNDGNWLSDEGIIVMTQGGKSPAIVVWGEGESAQVLPEIPENPVLDTTGAGDSLVAGFLLGALVGRSPKACLKLGCKVASMIVTRVGVTFPDSIPAHLLQ comes from the exons atgaGTGACGAACGATTACTGGCCGAGGCCATTCGATCTTTGAAAACCCCGGCTATCGCAGGCTTCGGCAATCCGTTGTTGGACATATTTGTAACATTGAACAGCGATGATATGTTGAATAAATATAGCCTAAAAGTCGACGGAGAGGAAGAACTACCCGCAGACAAAATACAACAACTTATCAATGAACTTCCTTCAGA ATCAGAGCAAAATATCAGTCCTGGAGGCTGTGCCCAGAATACAATCAGAGTTATTCAATGGTTGTGTGGTGGACAGAGTGGACCGCAACTGGGATTGTTCTGTGGAGGACTTGGAAATGATTCTCGGGGGAAAATACTCCAAGACATGGTTCGAGCAATAGGAATTGATgctcg CTATGCAATTCACCCTGATCTACCAACTGGTGTTTGCGTATCAATGGTAAAGAGACCATGGCGGAGCCTCGTAGCAAATTTAGGTGCTGCTAGTGTGTATACTTTGGATAATCTGGCGCAGCATGATTTGCCGTTAAAttcactgaaaataatttatatcgaAGGATTCTTTATAACGCATAGTTTCGACGTTGCTTTGGAGTTGGTGAAATTGGCTCGAGATAAGGGTATTACTGTAGCATTCAATATCAGTGGCGAATATATCTTCCAG GAGCATCAAGTTTCCATTTGTGATATGGTTGGTTTGTCCGGAATTGTATTTGGTAATGCCAGAGAGATGACAGCTTTGGCTCGCGTATTAAATCTCCAGTTCAACAATGTTCAGGAGATCCCATTCCTtctaaataatttgaaaaggGTCACAGTTGGTGCATCTAGTAAGAATGATGGCAACTGGTTGTCAGATGAGGGTATCATTGTGATGACTCAAGGTGGAAAATCTCCTGCCATCGTCGTTTGGGGAGAGGGTGAATCTGCACAG GTTCTACCCGAAATTCCTGAAAACCCTGTACTGGATACAACAGGTGCGGGTGACTCATTGGTGGCTGGTTTTCTGCTCGGTGCTTTAGTTGGACGTAGTCCAAAGGCATGCTTGAAATTGGGCTGTAAAGTAGCAAGCATGATCGTTACTAGAGTTGGCGTAACCTTTCCAGATTCAATACCGGCCCATTTACtacaataa
- the LOC124185120 gene encoding zinc finger matrin-type protein 2, protein MSSTRPDDHRRKWNREEYERIALQRLQDEIAEEDLGIPKQPAVKRELLKQRDYKVDLESKLGKSVVINKNTPSSQTGGYYCNVCDCVVKDSINFLDHINGTKHQRNLGMSMKIERSSLDQVKARFAHNKKKLEEKKKDYDLEQRVKELKEEEEKIKEYRKEKRKDRKRKLDEANEDDAGPSDEMAAVMGFSGFGSKKK, encoded by the exons ATGTCCTCTACG cgtCCTGACGATCATCGTCGGAAGTGGAATAGGGAGGAATACGAACGTATAGCGCTACAAAGGCTTCAAGATGAGATTGCCGAAGAGGACTTGGGTATTCCTAAACAGCCAGCGGTTAAAAGAGAGCTGCTCAAACAGCGTGATTACAAGGTTGATCTTGAatcaaaacttggaaaaagTGTTGTcatcaataaaaatacaccATCATCGCAGACTGGagg atattattGCAATGTCTGCGACTGTGTCGTTAAAGACTCCATCAACTTTTTGGATCACATTAATGGCACGAAAC ATCAACGTAACTTGGGAATGTCCATGAAAATTGAACGCTCATCATTGGATCAAGTTAAAGCGAGGTTTGCTCAcaacaaaaagaaattggaagaaaaaaagaaagattacGACCTTGAACAGAGAGTAAAGGAATTGAAAGAAGAG gaagaaaaaatcaaggaatatcgaaaagagaagaggaaaGATCGGAAGCGGAAGTTAGACGAGGCCAATGAGGACGACGCAGGACCTTCTGATGAAATGGCTGCAGTTATGGGATTTTCTGGCTTtggctcaaaaaaaaagtga
- the LOC124185121 gene encoding uncharacterized protein LOC124185121, translating to MTISDGLIRSIFISAIFSLSYSVTLNERGVRWLALGDEITEDQRRMENMKIVRYNTSYPISTTSEIFYSTKNDMRINYIVVAASAMKGFVSVEKGGIGQKWVTIKYTSENGSQDQLEVLIDSYKSEPSLIVKDNSAKTLTTVIVMDEIRNWTEQILR from the exons ATGACGATCAGCGATGGATTGATTCGGTCCATTTTCATCTCCGCGATATTCAGCCTGTCGTATTCTGTCACGTTAAACGAACG GGGTGTAAGGTGGCTAGCACTGGGGGATGAAATAACGGAGGATCAACGGCGGatggaaaatatgaaaatagtgAGATACAATACGAGCTACCCGATATCGACTACGTCCGAAATTTTCTACAGTACGAAAAACGACATGAGGATAAATTACATCGTTGTAGCGGCCTCTGCGATGAAGGGATTCGTCAGTGTGGAGAAGGGGGGAATTGGCCAGAAATGGGTGACGATAAAATACACGAGCGAAAACGGATCTCAAGACCAGTTGGAGGTCTTAATCGATTCTTACAAAAGCGAGCCAAGTTTGATCGTCAAAGACAACTCGGCAAAGACTTTGACAACCGTGATCGTTATGGACGAAATCAGGAATTGGACCGAACAAATTTTACGATAA